The region AGAGGTTCACGTGGCTGCGCATCGCCGCGCAGGCCACGACCAGGTCGCGGGGCGCCGCGAGGACGTCGGGAGGGCGGTGACGGATGTGCTCGAAACGCGGCATCGGTCGGATCGCACGGGGGACAGCGGACGCCGCGCCATTGTGCCGCCCCGCGACCCGCACGGGCAGCCGCCACGCCGGCCGGCGGGCAGGGCTCGCGATCGTGGTGGCGCTCACGGGGGCGACCGTCGCGTGGGCCCAGCCGGCGGCGGCTCCGGCAGGGAAAGCCCCGCCTGCGGCTGCCGCCAAGCCGACGATCGTCGCCGTCGACCACGCCGGCCTGATGGCGGCCGTCGCCCGCCACAAGGGGAAGGTGGTCGTGCTCGACTGCTGGAGCACCTCCTGCCCGCCGTGCGTGAAGGAGTTTCCGCGCCTCGTCGCCCTCCAGGCGAAGCATGGCGACCGGGTCGTCTGCATGTCGCTGTCGCTCGACTACGAGGGGCTCGATCCGGTCGACACGCTCGTGCCCCCCGTGCTTCGCTTCCTCCACGACGTGAAGGCCGGCGGGGTGATCAACATGATCGCCACCGAGGAGGCCGACGCCATGTACAGGAAGCTCGAGCTCGACAGCGTGCCGGCGGTCTACGTGTGGAAGGCCGACGGCACGCTCGCCCGGCGCTTCGACGAGGGGGATGCCAAGGCCCGGCTCGGGCGGCCGTTCACCTACGACGACGTCGAGGCGGAGGTGCAGGGGTTGCTGGCGGAGTGACGCGGCGGCTGCCGGTGGGCCGGCGGCCGCCGTTGCCCGGGACTACCAGGGTCCGTAGCCTGGGGGCTTCCCCGTTCGCGCCCCCGGAGGCACATGCCGTGACCGCCCCCCTGCTTCCCGCGCCTGGCAGCGACCGACCCCGCCCTGGCGACGTGATCAGAAACCCGCTCGGGATGCAGCGCGAGACGGTCGAGTCGGTGGTGATCGCCTTCACGCTGGCGCTGCTCTTCCGGGCGTTCGAGGCAGAGGCGTTCGTGATCCCGACCGGGTCGATGGCGCCGACGCTGATGGGGCGCCACAAGGACCTCGTCTGCTCCGCCTGCGGTGACGATTACCGCGTCGGCTGCTCCGCCGAGGAGGACGAGCAGTCGCAGGAGTTCCGCGCCCGGCTGGCCCAGCTCGAGGCCGAGGCCGCGGCGCTCCGCGACAAGGCCCGCTCGGGCGACACCGCTGCGGCCCGCAAGCTCGACCAGCTCGAGGCCCGCGGCGGCCAACTCGACCAACTGCGCACGCGCCTCGCGCGGAAGCTCGTCCAGGCCTCGCGCTGCGGCAACTGCGGCCACGTCATGCAACTGGTCACCGAAACCCCCGCCGGCGTCGCCTACGACCCTGCCTACCCTTCGTACAACGGCGACCGTGTCCTGGTCGACAAGTTTTCCTACGACTTCCGCGAGCCGCGGCGCTTCGACGTGGTGGTGTTCAAGTATCCCGAGGACGCCAAGACCAACTACATCAAGCGGCTCATCGGGCTGCCGGGGGAAACGGTGTCGATCGTCGGCGGCGATATCTGGACGTCGCGTGACGGCCAGTCGCCCGAGATCGCCCGCAAGCCCACCGAGCGGCTCCTGGCGATGCTCCAGTGCGTCCACGACACGCGCCACGAGGCCGCGGCGCTGCGCGCGGCCGGCTGGCCGTCGCGCTGGACCGATTGGTCGGCCGCCGGCGCCGCCCCCGGCTGGACGGCCGAGGGCACAGGCTTCCGCAGCCGCCCGACCGGCACCGCCACGCTCCGCTACCGCCATCTGGTCGCCTCCCCCGACGACTGGGAGGCGGTCGAGGCCGGCACGGCGCTGCCTGCCGCGCCAGCGCCGGCGCTGATCGACGACTTCCAGCCCTACAACGCCGTCGCCACCCGCCCCCACTGGGTCGGCGACCTGGCCGTCGAGGCGCGCCTCGAGAGCCGAGCCGCGGGAGGCACGGTGACCCTCGACCTCGTCGAGGGGGGCGCCGTGCACCGCTGCACGATCGACCTGGCGACCGGCGTGGCGGAGGTGACTCTGCCGAGCGCCAACCAGCCGGTCCGCGGCCCGACGCGGGTCCGTGGCCGCGGCTCGTGGCGGATCCTCCTGGCCAACGTCGACGACGAGCTCACACTGTCGGTCGACGGCCG is a window of Planctomycetota bacterium DNA encoding:
- a CDS encoding TlpA family protein disulfide reductase, which gives rise to MVALTGATVAWAQPAAAPAGKAPPAAAAKPTIVAVDHAGLMAAVARHKGKVVVLDCWSTSCPPCVKEFPRLVALQAKHGDRVVCMSLSLDYEGLDPVDTLVPPVLRFLHDVKAGGVINMIATEEADAMYRKLELDSVPAVYVWKADGTLARRFDEGDAKARLGRPFTYDDVEAEVQGLLAE